Proteins encoded by one window of Panicum virgatum strain AP13 chromosome 7N, P.virgatum_v5, whole genome shotgun sequence:
- the LOC120682653 gene encoding LOW QUALITY PROTEIN: uncharacterized protein LOC120682653 (The sequence of the model RefSeq protein was modified relative to this genomic sequence to represent the inferred CDS: deleted 1 base in 1 codon; substituted 1 base at 1 genomic stop codon): protein MSDSLVRVSRQVRWGARRSLQRSIPKDAPAARENRPCQXLLLEAPRSPRLRPLARPTTVHAPSRSADQQTPFRIRPGCIAGTHPLPSRQFQALFDSLFKVLFIFPSRYLFAIGLSPVFSLGRSLPPDLGCIPKQPDSLTAPRAEIGSGPDGALTLLGVPFQGTWARSVSEDASPDYNSGSEATQFSSRTTPGSLAVPRGILVSFFSSAYLYA, encoded by the exons ATGTCAGACTCCTTGGTCCGTGTTTCAAGACAGGTCAGATGGGGAGCCCGCAGGTCGTTGCAGCGCAGCATCCCGAAGGACGCGCCT GCGGCGCGCGAGAACCGGCCGTGCCAATGACTGCTTCTAGAGGCACCTAGGTCCCCTAGGCTTAGGCCGCTGGCACGGCCGACAACAGTCCACGCCCCAAGCCGATCGGCGGACCAGCAGACACCGTTCCGCATACGACCAGGGTGCATCGCCGGCACCCATCCGCTTCCCTCCCGGCAATTTCAAGCACTCTTTGACTCTCTTTTCAAAGTCCTTTTCATCTTTCCCTCGCGGTACTTGTTCGCTATCGGTCTCTCGCCTGTATTTAGCCTTGGACGGAGTTTACCGCCCGATTTGGGctgcattcccaaacaacccgaCTCGTTGACAGCGCCTCGTGCTGAGATAGGGTCCGGGCCAGACGGGGCTCTCACCCTCCTAGGCGTCCCTTTCCAGGGAACTTGGGCCCGGTCCGTCTCTGAGGACGCCTCTCCAGACTACAATTCGGGTAGTGAGGCTACCCAATTCTCAAGCCGGACTACTCCTGGTTCGCTCGCCGTTCCTAGGGGAATCCTTGTAAGTTTCTTCTCCTCCGCTTATTTATATGCTTAA